GGCCCCACCCCCTCCAGCGTCTCCAGATCGGCGAACAGCGGGAACAGGATCTCGGGCCGGCTCATGCGTCCCCGATCAGCCGGAGCCAGGCGTCCTCGTCGATCATCTCGATCCCCAGCGCCTCGGCCTGCTTCGCCTTCGATCCCGCGCCCGGCCCCGCGACCAGCAGATCGGTCCTTGCCGAGACCGAGCCTGCAACCTTCGCCCCCAGCGCCTCGGCCCGTGCCTTCGCCTCGGAGCGCGACATCTTCTCGAGCGTTCCGGTGAAGACTACGGTCTTGCCCGCGACGGGGCTGTCCACCGGCGCCCGGCGCGCCGCATCCTCGACGGTCAGATGCGCCACCAGCGCATCCATGGCGGCGCGCTCGGCCTGCTGGTGGAAGGCGGTCACGAGAGAGGTGGCCAGCACCGCGCCGACGCCGTCGATCGACAGCAGATCCTGCCACTCCGGTCCCTCGCCGACGGCAGCCTTCGTCATCGCCGCCTCGAACGCATGCCAGGATCCGTAATGCGTGGCCAGCAGGCTCGCCGTCGTCTCGCCGACATGGCGGATGCCCAGCGCGAAGATCAGCCGGTGCAGCGGGATCCGCCGCTTCGCCTCGATGGCGGCGAACAGGTTCTCGGCCGACTTCCGGCCCCAGCCCTCGCGGTTCTCCAGCCGCTGCAGGCCGGTGCCGTAGCGGGCGGGCAGTTCGAAGATATCAGCCGGCTGTCGGATCCAGCCGTCGCGCCAGAGGGCTTCCACCTGCTTGGCGCCCAGCCCCTCGATGTCGAAGGCCGCGCGGGATACGAAATGCTTCAGCCGCTCGACCTGCTGGGCCGGACAGATCAGGCCGCCGGTGCAGCGGCGGACCGAATCGCCTGGCTCGCGGATTGCCTCGGAGCCGCAGTCGGGACAGGTCTCGGGAAAGCGGTAGGGCTCGGCAGAGGCCGGGCGGCGGTCGAGATCGACATCGGCGACCTTCGGGATCACGTCGCCCGCACGATAGACCTGAACCCAGTCGCCGATGCGGATATCCTTGCCGCCGCGGATCGGCTGACCGCGCGAATCGCGCCCCGCGATGTAATCCTCGTTGTGCAGCGTGGCGTTCGAGACGACGACGCCCCCTACCGTCACCGGCTTCAGCCGCGCGACGGGCGAGAGCGCCCCGGTGCGGCCGACCTGGATGTCGATGCCCTCGAGCA
This portion of the Rhodobacter sp. CZR27 genome encodes:
- the ligA gene encoding NAD-dependent DNA ligase LigA produces the protein MQDGRPVDQLTEAEAAEELARLAEAIAAADTAYHTHDAPQISDADYDALKRRNRAIEERFPALRREDSPSGRVGGALAEGFAKVRHEVRMLSLENAFERSEVDDWTDRIRRYLGHVGDLPFTAEPKIDGLSLSIRYEKGCLVQAATRGDGETGENVTENARTIADLPQRLEGAPEVLEVRGEVYMTHADFAALNERQAAAGQRLFANPRNAAAGSLRQLDPAVTASRPLHFFAYAWGAHSEPLAATQHDAIGRLAAMGFRTNPLTRLCTGPEELLAHYALIEQQRATLGYDIDGVVYKVDDLALQRRLGFRSATPRWAIAHKFAAELAWTMLEGIDIQVGRTGALSPVARLKPVTVGGVVVSNATLHNEDYIAGRDSRGQPIRGGKDIRIGDWVQVYRAGDVIPKVADVDLDRRPASAEPYRFPETCPDCGSEAIREPGDSVRRCTGGLICPAQQVERLKHFVSRAAFDIEGLGAKQVEALWRDGWIRQPADIFELPARYGTGLQRLENREGWGRKSAENLFAAIEAKRRIPLHRLIFALGIRHVGETTASLLATHYGSWHAFEAAMTKAAVGEGPEWQDLLSIDGVGAVLATSLVTAFHQQAERAAMDALVAHLTVEDAARRAPVDSPVAGKTVVFTGTLEKMSRSEAKARAEALGAKVAGSVSARTDLLVAGPGAGSKAKQAEALGIEMIDEDAWLRLIGDA